One part of the Sorangiineae bacterium MSr11954 genome encodes these proteins:
- a CDS encoding PilZ domain-containing protein, with the protein MPPSLLDLAAVIAQSMGALHQIERSNGTQLHPYAGIALENVRKVLSQLQGLHAAHPAVSVATESVASSLSLVHALNQLATAGAPLAAPPPPQAPIAPPQQAAPIPLVHQASSSQPAYPAYAPPAGAPSYLQQQPAGYPQPAPAFPQPAPAFPQQAPAFPQQAAQPAPYPQAAYHAPTQPQTAVFQPPSQPVQQPAPAYAYTPPPAPPHVQQQSASHSAAAHPGAGAHSPSGSSSGELPVVSADLGAHSASNFYKGLSGNDIIDHGGLFVQTYMIPKLGTPVRLKVSLPGGYEFEANGIVRWAREQSDGSDAPPGFGAQFTQITQEARQLVYRYVRNREPLFHDDL; encoded by the coding sequence GTGCCGCCTTCCCTGCTCGATCTGGCCGCCGTGATCGCGCAATCCATGGGGGCGCTGCACCAAATCGAGCGCTCGAACGGGACGCAGCTCCATCCTTACGCCGGAATCGCGCTGGAAAATGTGCGCAAGGTGCTGAGCCAACTCCAGGGCCTCCACGCCGCGCACCCCGCCGTGAGCGTGGCGACGGAGTCGGTCGCCTCCTCCTTGAGCTTGGTCCACGCGCTCAACCAGCTCGCCACCGCCGGTGCCCCGCTGGCAGCACCACCTCCGCCGCAGGCGCCCATCGCCCCGCCGCAGCAAGCCGCGCCCATTCCCCTGGTGCACCAGGCCTCCAGCTCGCAGCCCGCGTACCCGGCGTATGCGCCCCCCGCCGGCGCGCCCTCGTATTTGCAGCAGCAGCCCGCCGGTTACCCGCAGCCGGCCCCTGCATTTCCGCAGCCGGCGCCGGCGTTCCCGCAGCAGGCCCCTGCGTTCCCGCAGCAGGCGGCCCAGCCTGCCCCGTATCCGCAGGCCGCATACCATGCGCCGACCCAGCCGCAGACCGCCGTCTTTCAGCCGCCGTCGCAGCCCGTTCAGCAGCCTGCCCCGGCTTACGCCTACACGCCGCCGCCCGCGCCGCCGCATGTGCAGCAGCAGTCCGCGTCGCACTCGGCGGCCGCGCACCCCGGCGCGGGGGCCCATTCGCCCTCGGGCTCGAGCTCGGGGGAGCTCCCCGTGGTGAGCGCCGACTTGGGCGCGCACAGCGCGAGCAATTTTTACAAGGGGCTATCGGGCAACGACATCATCGATCACGGCGGTCTGTTCGTGCAGACCTACATGATCCCGAAGCTGGGCACGCCCGTGCGGCTCAAAGTATCCCTGCCCGGCGGCTATGAGTTCGAGGCCAACGGAATCGTGCGCTGGGCTCGGGAGCAGTCCGATGGGAGCGACGCACCGCCCGGATTCGGCGCGCAGTTCACGCAAATCACGCAGGAAGCGCGGCAGCTCGTCTACCGGTACGTGCGCAATCGCGAGCCCCTCTTCCACGACGATTTGTGA
- a CDS encoding HEAT repeat domain-containing protein, with amino-acid sequence MQLGSVARSRSPLRLVALLLALPATAHATTEGSAPAGGGLAAIAVSVDLAAGSMRYGSEAVAIELDRNELPDGKSVRIAPVAVGEGRNVVHVVVPSKTRKAAWEAIVAGGESGKGRVVYAGVTGLTRGRSDGEGDRTGAAVDVLARGDGTSIVAVGDLREDLRLCGRETTLLSPQVLDPKSMQLRGASLQRLPRAQRDGAERIAAGLRGGPADVPIGRLLAATGASTALGKPAALTDGNPSTTWAEARSGMGLGEFVVMRAPEAVPLVRFQLTVAPPGANATAGTAPRSFFLVTDTKTFSVTLPEDGWLKPGASYDIALKEPARTSCVALVLDQAYARSNARPEVALAELTAYSEFDVPNASTVSVARLLFGGGPRAQAAAAVLQRAGKRGVDGVMEAWNELDPAGRALGVDVAVITGCEDGAPLLIASLDDKDRNVERKGREKLERCGRAAGPGLVRALGEGPVARRAKLASLLAFLAPSAGLAPIAALLGQGTAADRQTTRGAFLRAARSAEPGKLTELLHDPGRNAEGRLELLRAMGPRIADVRDDALPVLDDLLKNAPSFQTRYVALGPIAELARGGDRASLDRFAALMSRDKEWPVRARAAELALQIPGARQELIERLRDPEPRPREAALRAIAEERLSAAAVTVEALLARDPWTFVRVAAASALGAMPQSPDIDAALAAGLEDPLPQVRVAAVEALGVHRAATYAARVRTLLDEDNAPEVHLAGVHTLAQMCDGSALDRLTELATKAAAPNAEANELTLGLASIDALGKIHPPDLARRLAKVTGKDVRAQVRGAAQLALAAPGICKR; translated from the coding sequence ATGCAGCTCGGCTCAGTCGCCCGCTCTCGCTCGCCGTTGCGGCTCGTGGCGCTGCTCCTCGCGCTGCCGGCCACGGCGCACGCCACCACCGAGGGGAGCGCTCCAGCGGGCGGCGGGCTCGCGGCCATCGCGGTGAGCGTGGACCTCGCCGCGGGGTCGATGCGCTACGGCAGCGAGGCGGTGGCCATCGAGCTCGATCGCAACGAGCTGCCGGACGGCAAGAGCGTGCGCATCGCCCCGGTCGCCGTGGGCGAGGGACGCAACGTGGTGCACGTGGTCGTCCCCTCGAAGACGCGCAAGGCGGCGTGGGAGGCCATCGTCGCGGGCGGCGAGTCGGGCAAGGGGCGCGTGGTGTACGCGGGGGTCACGGGGCTCACACGCGGGCGCAGCGACGGCGAGGGCGATCGCACGGGGGCCGCGGTCGACGTGCTCGCGCGCGGCGATGGTACGTCGATCGTGGCCGTGGGCGATCTGCGGGAGGACCTGCGCCTCTGCGGCCGCGAGACGACGCTTCTGTCGCCGCAGGTGCTCGATCCCAAGTCGATGCAGCTGCGCGGCGCCTCGCTCCAGCGCTTGCCGCGCGCGCAGCGCGACGGTGCCGAGCGCATCGCGGCGGGGCTGCGGGGCGGGCCGGCCGACGTTCCGATCGGGCGGCTGCTCGCGGCCACGGGCGCGAGCACGGCGCTGGGCAAACCGGCGGCGCTCACCGATGGAAATCCGTCGACGACATGGGCCGAGGCGCGCTCGGGGATGGGCCTCGGGGAGTTCGTGGTGATGCGCGCCCCCGAGGCGGTGCCGCTCGTGCGGTTTCAGCTCACGGTGGCCCCGCCCGGCGCCAACGCCACGGCGGGGACGGCGCCGCGCTCGTTCTTCCTGGTGACGGACACGAAGACCTTCTCCGTCACCCTCCCCGAGGACGGGTGGCTCAAGCCCGGCGCGTCGTACGACATCGCGCTCAAGGAGCCGGCGCGCACCAGTTGCGTGGCGCTGGTGCTCGATCAAGCTTATGCGCGCAGCAATGCGCGGCCCGAGGTCGCCCTGGCCGAGCTGACGGCGTACAGCGAGTTCGACGTGCCGAACGCGTCGACCGTGTCGGTCGCGCGGCTCTTGTTCGGCGGCGGACCGCGCGCGCAGGCGGCGGCGGCCGTGCTCCAGCGCGCGGGCAAGCGCGGCGTGGACGGCGTGATGGAAGCGTGGAACGAGCTCGATCCGGCGGGGCGCGCGCTGGGGGTCGACGTGGCCGTGATCACGGGGTGCGAGGACGGCGCCCCGCTGCTCATCGCGTCGCTCGACGACAAAGACCGCAACGTGGAGCGCAAGGGCCGCGAAAAGTTGGAGCGATGCGGGCGCGCGGCCGGGCCGGGGCTGGTGCGCGCTTTGGGCGAAGGGCCGGTGGCGCGCCGGGCGAAGCTGGCGTCGTTGCTCGCGTTCCTCGCCCCCAGCGCGGGGCTCGCGCCCATCGCTGCGCTGCTCGGGCAGGGCACGGCCGCGGATCGGCAGACCACGCGCGGCGCCTTCCTGCGCGCCGCGCGGAGCGCCGAGCCGGGCAAGCTCACCGAGCTGCTGCACGATCCGGGGCGCAACGCGGAGGGGCGGCTCGAGCTGCTTCGGGCCATGGGGCCGCGCATCGCGGACGTGCGCGACGACGCGCTGCCCGTCCTGGACGATCTGCTCAAGAACGCCCCTTCGTTCCAGACGCGCTATGTGGCGCTCGGGCCCATCGCCGAGCTCGCGCGCGGCGGCGATCGGGCGTCGCTCGATCGCTTCGCGGCGCTGATGTCGCGCGACAAAGAGTGGCCCGTGCGCGCGCGGGCGGCGGAGCTCGCGCTGCAGATCCCCGGCGCGCGCCAGGAGCTGATCGAGCGCCTCCGCGATCCCGAGCCGCGCCCGCGTGAAGCGGCGCTGCGGGCCATCGCCGAGGAGAGGCTCTCGGCGGCCGCCGTCACCGTGGAGGCGCTCTTGGCGCGCGATCCTTGGACCTTCGTGCGCGTCGCCGCCGCCTCGGCGCTGGGGGCCATGCCGCAGTCGCCCGACATCGACGCGGCCCTGGCCGCGGGCCTCGAGGATCCCCTGCCCCAGGTCCGCGTGGCCGCCGTCGAGGCGCTCGGCGTGCACCGCGCGGCGACGTACGCGGCGCGCGTGCGGACGCTCTTGGACGAGGACAACGCGCCCGAGGTGCACCTGGCCGGGGTGCATACGCTCGCGCAAATGTGCGACGGGAGCGCGCTCGATCGCCTGACGGAGCTGGCGACCAAGGCCGCCGCGCCCAACGCCGAGGCGAACGAGCTTACCTTGGGCCTCGCCTCCATCGACGCCCTCGGCAAGATCCATCCGCCCGATCTGGCGCGCCGCCTCGCCAAGGTCACCGGCAAAGACGTGCGCGCCCAAGTCCGCGGCGCCGCTCAATTGGCGCTCGCTGCGCCGGGCATCTGCAAGCGTTAG
- a CDS encoding nucleotidyl transferase AbiEii/AbiGii toxin family protein — translation MTRYASSAAFKQALEARLRSSSSSGADFARRRQLLVFHRFLARVVRELGDRVILKGGVVVELRVERGRTTKDIDLRLGGSPVGVLDRLKTAAAFELGDFMIFNVNPDAAHPEITNEGMVYEGQRYRVTCKLAGKPYGQPFGLDVAFADPIFGEPDIVVANNILGFAGVAPPSLRVYPLETHIAEKLHAYTLPRARPNSRVKDLPDIALLAGVREIDGAGLRAAFEQTFSSRKTHALPSVLPEPPRSWAAVYARMVIEDELRWPDISALVQAVETFLNPALAGEVRTWRPSYWSWR, via the coding sequence GTGACTCGATACGCGTCGTCGGCGGCGTTCAAACAGGCGCTGGAAGCGCGACTGCGGTCGTCCTCTTCGAGCGGCGCGGACTTCGCGCGTCGTCGTCAGCTCCTTGTGTTCCACCGGTTCCTCGCCCGCGTCGTGCGGGAGCTTGGCGACCGAGTCATTCTCAAGGGTGGCGTCGTCGTCGAGCTCCGCGTCGAACGCGGGCGCACCACGAAGGACATCGATCTGCGCCTCGGGGGCTCGCCCGTCGGTGTACTCGATCGCCTGAAGACGGCCGCAGCCTTCGAGCTCGGCGACTTCATGATCTTCAACGTCAACCCCGACGCCGCGCATCCGGAAATCACGAATGAGGGGATGGTCTACGAAGGGCAGCGCTACCGCGTAACGTGCAAGCTCGCGGGCAAGCCGTACGGGCAGCCGTTCGGACTCGATGTCGCCTTCGCGGATCCCATCTTCGGCGAGCCTGACATCGTCGTCGCGAACAACATCTTGGGCTTCGCGGGTGTCGCACCGCCGTCGCTCCGCGTCTACCCGCTCGAGACGCACATCGCCGAGAAGCTCCACGCGTACACGCTCCCGCGCGCGCGCCCGAACTCGCGCGTCAAGGATCTCCCCGACATCGCGCTGCTCGCCGGGGTGCGGGAGATCGACGGCGCGGGCCTGCGTGCCGCCTTCGAGCAAACCTTCTCCTCCCGCAAGACACACGCGCTCCCGAGCGTGCTGCCGGAGCCACCCCGATCGTGGGCGGCGGTTTACGCGCGGATGGTCATCGAGGACGAGCTGCGCTGGCCGGACATCTCTGCACTGGTCCAGGCGGTCGAGACGTTCCTGAATCCGGCGCTCGCAGGCGAGGTGCGCACCTGGCGTCCGAGTTACTGGTCGTGGAGGTAG
- a CDS encoding type IV toxin-antitoxin system AbiEi family antitoxin domain-containing protein: MTAVQAPNWDRLFEAAIGQEGHFTTQQAAEAGYSPQLLAKYLKNGRVVRVRRGVYRIVHFPAGEHEDLATLWLWSEKAGVFSHETALMLHELSDVLPRKVNMTLPQDWAKRRLRVPEGVLLHYDDIEKDDQGDIGAIPVTNVRRTLIDCIDAHVSFEHIDAALRQATARKLLDERDQKAIRAHARDA, encoded by the coding sequence ATGACAGCTGTTCAGGCGCCAAACTGGGATCGCCTCTTCGAGGCGGCGATCGGCCAGGAGGGGCACTTCACGACGCAGCAGGCAGCGGAGGCCGGCTACTCGCCTCAGCTCCTCGCGAAGTACCTCAAAAACGGGCGGGTCGTTCGCGTGCGCCGCGGGGTCTACCGCATCGTCCATTTTCCCGCGGGCGAGCACGAGGATCTCGCAACGCTTTGGCTCTGGTCGGAGAAGGCCGGCGTCTTCTCGCACGAGACCGCGCTCATGCTCCACGAGCTCTCCGACGTCCTGCCGCGCAAGGTGAACATGACGCTCCCTCAGGACTGGGCCAAGCGCCGCCTTCGCGTCCCGGAGGGGGTTCTTCTCCACTACGACGACATCGAGAAGGACGACCAGGGCGACATTGGGGCCATCCCAGTCACGAACGTGCGCCGTACCTTGATCGACTGCATCGACGCCCACGTGTCGTTCGAGCACATCGACGCCGCGCTTCGGCAGGCGACCGCACGTAAACTGCTCGACGAGCGTGACCAGAAGGCGATCCGAGCGCATGCGAGGGACGCGTGA
- a CDS encoding DHH family phosphoesterase: protein MRIGIRSRIGMVSALTPKPSPSQKMSDPVRRLPVPTAAAAVAPPERARAFADALAEAKGKHVLIALRGHPDPDGIASAMAQVHIGQRCGVGKMTIGYCHELSHRENRALVKLLGVELRKIKSVKEVGNVDFLSFVDAYDVDPDLADVEGLEVLTIVDHHRAPVPPTARFVDLRPDVGATATIFVEYLEQLAPLDSENEDDRHIATALMHGLATDTDDFMLARAGDFRAASEIIEVCDRDLLADLSRRLIAPSAMDVMARALASLVVRRNFAMAGIGFVSEGDRDTIAQAADFLVRREDIDTVVVYGVVGDRFIEGSLRTHSPSVDPSAWLEQAFGYDDKGRPYGGGRRDKGGFRIPIGFLGRSTDRAQLWTLVEHAMRSALLRMVGDEPATGVLVQTV, encoded by the coding sequence ATGCGAATTGGAATTCGGAGTAGAATTGGTATGGTTTCCGCCTTGACCCCGAAACCCAGCCCGAGTCAAAAAATGTCCGATCCGGTCCGACGTTTACCCGTTCCGACCGCTGCGGCTGCCGTCGCCCCACCCGAGCGTGCACGGGCGTTTGCCGACGCGTTGGCCGAGGCAAAAGGCAAGCATGTGCTCATTGCACTGCGCGGTCACCCCGATCCCGACGGGATCGCCTCCGCCATGGCGCAAGTGCACATTGGCCAGCGCTGTGGCGTCGGCAAGATGACCATCGGCTACTGCCATGAGCTGAGTCATCGCGAGAACCGCGCCCTGGTGAAGCTGCTCGGCGTGGAGCTGCGAAAGATCAAGAGCGTCAAGGAGGTAGGGAACGTCGACTTCCTCTCCTTCGTCGACGCCTACGACGTGGACCCCGACCTGGCCGATGTCGAAGGGCTGGAGGTGCTCACCATCGTCGACCACCACCGCGCCCCCGTGCCGCCCACGGCGCGCTTCGTCGATCTGCGGCCCGATGTCGGGGCCACCGCTACCATCTTCGTCGAGTACCTGGAGCAGCTGGCGCCGCTCGACAGCGAAAACGAAGACGACCGCCACATCGCCACCGCGCTGATGCACGGCCTCGCCACCGACACCGACGACTTCATGCTGGCGCGCGCAGGAGATTTCCGTGCCGCCTCCGAGATCATCGAGGTGTGCGATCGCGATCTGCTGGCCGATCTGAGCCGCCGCCTGATCGCGCCAAGCGCGATGGATGTGATGGCGCGCGCCCTCGCCTCGTTGGTCGTGCGGCGCAATTTCGCCATGGCCGGCATTGGGTTCGTCTCCGAAGGCGACCGGGACACCATCGCGCAGGCCGCGGATTTTCTGGTCCGTCGCGAGGACATCGACACCGTGGTCGTCTACGGCGTCGTGGGCGATCGCTTCATCGAGGGCTCGCTGCGCACCCACTCGCCGAGCGTGGATCCGTCGGCTTGGCTCGAACAAGCCTTCGGCTACGACGACAAAGGCCGTCCGTACGGCGGCGGCCGCCGCGACAAGGGAGGCTTCCGCATCCCCATCGGCTTCCTCGGGCGCTCCACCGATCGCGCGCAGCTCTGGACGTTGGTCGAGCACGCGATGCGCTCGGCGCTCTTGCGCATGGTGGGCGACGAGCCCGCAACGGGCGTCCTCGTCCAGACCGTGTAG
- the ppk1 gene encoding polyphosphate kinase 1: MDLRSPYLYLNRELSWLEFNARVLAEAENEAVPLLERLKFHAIFASNLDEFFMVRVAGLKQQLTGEVGELPPDGMTPSEQLAAISARVHALVAQQSIALETQLLPRLAEQGTLIITPEQLSAEQLAQLDGMFHNEIFPILTPIAVDPGHPFPHLRNKSLNLGIMFAREEGHESGFGVVQVPMMLPRLIEVGGVRLSDGTLAKHAFVLVEALIARHVGTIFPGVRPKGVYVFRVTRNFDLEIDEEEADDLLQTIQQELRRRERGNAVRLEVAGEPTQASLTKLIKALKLDPERDVYRATGMLNVADLMRIVSRDERRELRDESFAGYVAPPLRDAEDLFAVLREGDIVLQHPYDSYDTIVDFITRAADDPDVLAIKQTLYRAGGDSPIIKALMRAAEAGKQVTAIVELKARFDEESNIVWARTLEQAGVNVVYGLLGLKTHAKCLLVVRREKGKLRRYVHLATGNYNPTTARMYTDISLFTSKPHIGEDASSLFNLLTGYSAPPKWNSFIVAPLGLHEAVLGLIQRETEHARAGRPARIIAKMNALVDEDVIEALYRASQAGVSITLLVRGICCLRPGVARVSDTIEVRAIVDRFLEHGRILYFANGGKEEVFIASADWMPRNFHRRVEVMVPIEDAAMRMRLIEVLHVQCADNVKSWFLRSDGSYARVAPPAAGQAAVRAQQRFMELARDRVKASEVAGRPSRFHLPPMQARQLEGQGVRTRRRREAPPVKK, encoded by the coding sequence TTGGATTTGCGGTCGCCGTACCTGTACCTGAACCGTGAGCTTTCGTGGCTCGAGTTCAATGCGCGGGTGCTGGCCGAGGCCGAAAACGAGGCGGTGCCGCTGCTCGAGCGCCTCAAGTTCCACGCGATCTTTGCGTCGAACCTCGACGAGTTTTTCATGGTGCGCGTCGCCGGTCTCAAGCAGCAGCTGACCGGTGAAGTGGGCGAGCTCCCGCCCGACGGAATGACGCCCTCCGAGCAACTTGCGGCCATCTCCGCCAGGGTTCATGCGCTGGTGGCGCAGCAGTCGATCGCGCTCGAAACGCAACTTTTGCCCCGATTGGCCGAGCAGGGCACCCTCATCATCACCCCGGAGCAACTGTCCGCCGAGCAGCTGGCGCAGCTCGACGGCATGTTCCACAACGAGATCTTCCCGATCCTGACGCCGATCGCCGTCGATCCGGGGCATCCGTTTCCGCACCTCCGCAACAAGAGCCTGAACCTCGGGATCATGTTTGCGCGCGAGGAGGGGCACGAGTCGGGCTTTGGCGTGGTGCAGGTGCCGATGATGCTCCCGCGCCTCATCGAGGTGGGCGGCGTGCGCTTGTCCGACGGCACCTTGGCGAAGCATGCGTTCGTCCTGGTCGAGGCGCTGATCGCGCGGCACGTGGGGACCATCTTTCCGGGGGTTCGGCCCAAGGGGGTCTACGTCTTCCGCGTGACCCGCAACTTCGACCTCGAGATCGACGAGGAAGAGGCCGACGATCTTCTGCAGACCATCCAGCAGGAGCTCCGCAGGCGCGAGCGCGGCAACGCCGTGCGCCTGGAGGTCGCGGGGGAGCCCACGCAGGCCTCGCTGACCAAATTGATCAAGGCGCTGAAGCTCGATCCCGAGCGCGACGTGTACCGCGCCACGGGGATGCTCAACGTCGCCGACTTGATGCGCATCGTGTCGCGCGACGAGCGGCGTGAGCTGCGCGACGAGTCCTTCGCGGGCTATGTGGCCCCGCCGCTGCGCGACGCCGAGGATCTGTTCGCGGTCCTGCGCGAAGGCGACATCGTGCTGCAGCACCCGTACGATTCGTACGACACCATCGTGGACTTCATCACGCGCGCGGCCGACGACCCCGACGTGCTGGCGATCAAGCAGACGCTCTACCGCGCCGGCGGCGACTCGCCGATCATCAAGGCGCTCATGCGCGCGGCGGAGGCGGGCAAGCAGGTGACCGCCATCGTGGAGCTCAAGGCGCGCTTCGACGAGGAGTCGAACATCGTCTGGGCGCGGACCTTGGAGCAGGCGGGCGTGAACGTGGTGTACGGCCTCCTGGGCCTGAAGACGCACGCCAAGTGCTTGTTGGTGGTGCGGCGCGAGAAGGGCAAGCTCCGCCGATACGTGCATCTTGCAACCGGCAACTACAACCCGACCACGGCGAGGATGTACACGGACATCTCGCTCTTCACGTCGAAGCCGCACATCGGCGAGGACGCCTCGTCGCTCTTCAATTTGCTCACCGGATACAGCGCGCCGCCCAAGTGGAACTCGTTCATCGTGGCGCCCCTCGGGCTCCACGAGGCGGTGCTGGGGCTCATCCAGCGCGAGACGGAGCACGCGCGGGCAGGGCGGCCGGCGCGCATCATCGCCAAGATGAACGCCCTGGTCGACGAGGACGTGATCGAGGCGCTCTACCGCGCTTCGCAAGCGGGCGTGTCGATCACCTTGTTGGTGCGCGGCATCTGCTGCTTGCGGCCGGGGGTGGCGCGCGTGAGCGACACCATCGAGGTGCGGGCCATCGTCGATCGCTTCCTCGAGCACGGGCGGATTTTGTACTTCGCCAACGGCGGTAAAGAGGAGGTCTTCATCGCCAGCGCGGACTGGATGCCAAGAAATTTCCACCGGCGGGTGGAGGTGATGGTGCCCATCGAGGACGCTGCAATGCGGATGCGCCTCATCGAAGTGCTGCACGTGCAGTGCGCCGACAACGTGAAATCGTGGTTTTTGCGGTCCGATGGGAGCTACGCGCGGGTGGCGCCGCCCGCGGCCGGGCAAGCCGCGGTGCGCGCGCAGCAAAGGTTCATGGAGCTCGCGCGGGATCGGGTCAAAGCGTCGGAGGTGGCCGGGAGGCCCTCGCGGTTCCATCTGCCGCCGATGCAGGCGCGTCAGCTCGAAGGGCAGGGGGTGCGCACGCGCAGACGGCGTGAGGCTCCGCCGGTAAAGAAGTAG
- a CDS encoding penicillin-binding protein, whose protein sequence is MGRLLGVGPLGGKQVDEPSVSHVAPSSPNGLPEGSKGGPSATRPEPGATAAALPGASPLLAGLDLVHIGFDDEGTTAPLPNQGVARLSVDPALQRIAQGILAGRHLPEAAIVMVDPVTGRVLVYASHVESGGPRDLCARAIAPAASVFKVVTGTALVDTADMGPETRECYAGGGEQRIVAGDLEENPRRDRWCITLSNAMGRSINPVFARLALRRLKPKDLELTAQAYGFGQKVPFDVDVEPSALQIPGDRLEYARTAAGFFHTTLSPLQAAAMSTTLARGGEAIRLHVVREALDAQGKAIYTEPDKPSVRRVLKPETAQAVVAMMEHTVTEGTAYRAFRDSSGRPFLRGIPVAGKTGTLSDHETGRLFTWFTGFAPSHAVAVEGDVKPVAIAVLVVNNPAWNVKANVVAREMLRAYFAQQNLEHITAPGAALSGRRPRRRAALHALRAGNENSENQGRDRDRDRTRVALALGRSQPVLSATASSRPRTSSR, encoded by the coding sequence GTGGGTCGCCTGCTCGGGGTCGGACCTCTGGGCGGAAAGCAAGTCGACGAGCCGTCGGTCTCCCACGTGGCACCTAGCTCGCCCAACGGCCTCCCCGAGGGCAGCAAAGGGGGTCCGAGCGCCACCCGACCCGAGCCGGGCGCGACGGCGGCCGCGCTGCCCGGCGCGAGCCCGCTGCTAGCGGGGCTCGACCTCGTGCACATTGGCTTCGACGACGAAGGCACGACCGCTCCTCTCCCGAACCAAGGCGTGGCGCGGCTCTCGGTCGATCCCGCGCTGCAGCGCATCGCCCAAGGCATCCTGGCGGGTCGCCATCTTCCGGAGGCCGCCATCGTCATGGTCGATCCCGTCACGGGCCGCGTGCTCGTGTACGCCAGCCACGTCGAGTCGGGCGGCCCGCGCGATCTGTGCGCGCGCGCGATCGCGCCGGCGGCCAGCGTCTTCAAGGTGGTCACGGGCACCGCGCTCGTAGACACCGCGGACATGGGGCCCGAGACGCGTGAGTGCTATGCGGGCGGTGGCGAGCAGCGCATCGTCGCGGGCGACTTGGAGGAGAACCCGCGCCGCGACCGGTGGTGCATCACGCTCTCCAACGCGATGGGGCGCAGCATCAACCCCGTCTTTGCGCGCCTGGCGCTGCGCAGGCTCAAGCCGAAGGATCTGGAGCTCACCGCGCAGGCGTACGGCTTCGGGCAGAAGGTCCCCTTCGATGTCGACGTCGAGCCGAGCGCGCTGCAGATCCCCGGCGATCGCTTGGAGTATGCGCGCACCGCCGCGGGCTTCTTCCACACCACGCTCTCGCCGCTGCAGGCCGCCGCCATGAGCACCACGCTCGCGCGGGGCGGCGAGGCGATTCGCCTTCACGTCGTGCGCGAGGCGCTGGATGCGCAAGGTAAAGCCATCTACACGGAGCCCGACAAACCTTCTGTGCGCCGCGTGCTGAAGCCGGAGACGGCGCAAGCCGTCGTCGCCATGATGGAGCACACCGTCACGGAGGGGACCGCGTACCGCGCGTTCCGCGATTCCTCGGGGCGGCCGTTTCTGCGGGGAATTCCCGTGGCGGGAAAGACGGGCACCCTCTCCGATCACGAGACCGGGCGGCTCTTCACGTGGTTCACGGGCTTCGCGCCGAGTCATGCCGTTGCCGTCGAGGGCGACGTGAAGCCGGTCGCCATCGCGGTGTTGGTCGTCAACAACCCCGCGTGGAACGTCAAAGCCAACGTCGTCGCGCGCGAAATGTTGCGCGCCTACTTCGCGCAGCAGAATCTCGAGCACATTACGGCGCCGGGCGCGGCGCTCTCGGGCCGGCGGCCGCGACGGCGCGCAGCTCTGCATGCGTTGCGCGCAGGCAACGAAAACAGCGAAAATCAAGGCAGAGACCGCGACCGCGACCGAACGCGGGTGGCCCTGGCGCTGGGAAGAAGTCAGCCCGTACTTTCGGCCACCGCTTCTTCGCGACCACGTACTTCGAGCCGATAA